The proteins below come from a single Chryseobacterium sp. MA9 genomic window:
- a CDS encoding methylated-DNA--[protein]-cysteine S-methyltransferase, with amino-acid sequence MSTQNQIDYNRIAKAIEYIQSNFRLQPSLEEVAENIHLSPAHFQKIFTDWAGTSPKKFLQFISLEHAKNLLKEERASLFDTAYETGFSSTSRLHDLFVKVEGMSPAEYKNGGKSLSIHYSFSESPFGNIIVASTEKGICYMAFEDNKETALGELKQKFPNATFTELQDVLQKNALSIFDKDWTKLNTIKLHLKGTDFQLKVWESLLTIPMGKLSTYGSLAEKIGNPKASRAVGTAIGSNPVAFLIPCHRVIQSTGHLGGYRWGNERKQMIVGWEGSHIYS; translated from the coding sequence ATGTCCACACAAAATCAGATAGATTATAACAGAATTGCTAAAGCGATAGAATATATCCAGAGCAATTTCAGGCTTCAGCCAAGTTTGGAGGAAGTGGCAGAGAATATTCATTTAAGTCCCGCCCATTTTCAGAAAATCTTTACAGATTGGGCGGGAACAAGTCCGAAAAAGTTTTTGCAGTTCATCAGTCTTGAACATGCTAAAAATTTATTGAAGGAAGAAAGAGCAAGTTTGTTTGATACTGCTTACGAGACAGGATTTTCCAGTACCAGCAGGCTTCATGACCTGTTTGTAAAGGTAGAAGGAATGTCTCCGGCAGAATATAAAAATGGCGGAAAAAGCCTTAGTATTCATTACAGTTTTTCTGAAAGCCCTTTCGGAAATATAATAGTAGCTTCTACAGAAAAAGGAATCTGCTATATGGCTTTTGAAGACAATAAAGAAACAGCATTAGGGGAGCTGAAACAAAAGTTCCCCAATGCTACTTTTACTGAACTGCAAGATGTTCTTCAAAAGAATGCACTGTCCATATTTGATAAAGACTGGACAAAACTCAATACTATAAAATTACATTTAAAAGGAACCGATTTTCAGCTTAAAGTCTGGGAAAGCCTATTGACAATTCCCATGGGAAAATTGTCTACTTATGGCAGCCTGGCAGAAAAAATAGGAAATCCTAAGGCATCCAGAGCAGTAGGAACAGCTATTGGTAGTAATCCTGTTGCATTTCTTATCCCATGTCACCGTGTGATTCAGTCTACGGGACATCTCGGTGGATATCGATGGGGAAATGAAAGAAAACAGATGATTGTGGGCTGGGAAGGTTCACATATTTATTCCTGA
- the speB gene encoding agmatinase, whose translation MKTYAGIPEENATLENSKVMLVTVPYDGTSTWGKGADKGPELFLNASENMELYDIETQTEPYLQGVYLAGEVSENSSPEAMTEAVYQKTKELLNNEGKVFTLFGGEHSVSIGSIRAVGEKFENLTVLQLDAHTDLRPEFHGSTSNHACAVFEANQKHNLVQVGIRSMDVEEAQYLPEGRVFFAHEIANNENWVNDVLEKVSGNVYITIDLDAFDPSIAPSTGTPEPGGLQWYPTLELLRKVFEKCNVVAFDIVELMDSPMAKPTAFLAAKLYYKMLAYNDIYNNN comes from the coding sequence ATGAAAACATACGCAGGAATTCCCGAGGAAAACGCAACGCTAGAGAATTCGAAAGTAATGTTGGTAACTGTTCCTTATGATGGAACTTCAACATGGGGAAAAGGCGCTGATAAAGGCCCTGAATTATTCTTAAACGCTTCTGAAAACATGGAGCTTTATGATATTGAAACCCAAACAGAACCTTATCTTCAGGGAGTATACCTGGCAGGAGAAGTTTCTGAAAATTCAAGCCCGGAAGCAATGACAGAAGCTGTTTACCAGAAAACAAAAGAACTTTTGAACAATGAAGGGAAAGTATTTACTTTATTTGGAGGTGAACACTCTGTGTCTATCGGTTCTATCCGTGCAGTAGGAGAGAAATTTGAGAACCTTACCGTTCTTCAGTTAGATGCTCATACAGATTTACGTCCTGAGTTCCATGGTTCTACTTCTAATCACGCTTGTGCTGTGTTTGAAGCTAACCAGAAACATAACTTAGTTCAGGTGGGAATTCGTTCTATGGACGTTGAAGAAGCTCAATATTTACCGGAAGGAAGAGTATTCTTTGCTCACGAAATTGCGAATAACGAAAACTGGGTCAATGATGTATTGGAAAAAGTATCTGGAAACGTTTATATCACTATTGATTTAGATGCTTTTGATCCTTCCATTGCTCCTTCTACAGGAACTCCTGAACCAGGTGGATTACAATGGTATCCAACACTGGAATTATTAAGAAAAGTATTTGAGAAATGTAACGTAGTGGCATTTGATATTGTAGAATTAATGGATTCTCCAATGGCTAAACCAACAGCTTTCCTTGCCGCTAAGTTATATTATAAAATGCTTGCTTATAACGATATTTATAACAACAACTAA
- a CDS encoding HAD family phosphatase: MPLKAVLFDMDGVIVDTEPLHRKAYFKTFDELEIAVSEELYTSFTGASTKRVSETLINEFNLNQTYEAIAGIKRSHFKDYFYNDDEFDLIPGVRKLIEHYHENGIKLILASSATMVTINMVFEKFGLEKYFSGKISGADLKESKPHPEVFLLAAEMAGEPVENCMVIEDSTNGILAAHRAKIFCAAYRSPHSKNQDYTLADTVVTDYEELELDKISKYF; encoded by the coding sequence ATGCCTTTAAAAGCTGTTCTTTTCGATATGGATGGAGTGATTGTAGATACAGAGCCATTGCATAGAAAAGCTTATTTCAAAACGTTTGATGAATTGGAAATTGCTGTTTCCGAAGAGTTGTATACCTCTTTTACCGGAGCATCAACCAAAAGAGTTTCTGAAACTTTGATCAATGAATTTAATTTAAATCAGACTTACGAAGCAATTGCAGGAATCAAAAGGTCTCATTTCAAAGATTATTTTTATAATGATGATGAATTTGATTTGATTCCGGGAGTAAGAAAACTGATTGAACATTATCATGAAAATGGAATAAAACTTATTCTGGCTTCTTCGGCTACCATGGTAACGATCAATATGGTTTTTGAAAAATTCGGGTTGGAAAAATATTTCAGCGGAAAGATCAGTGGTGCCGATTTAAAAGAATCAAAACCTCATCCCGAAGTTTTTTTACTGGCTGCAGAAATGGCTGGTGAACCAGTTGAAAACTGTATGGTGATTGAGGATTCTACCAACGGAATTCTTGCCGCACATAGGGCCAAAATTTTCTGTGCAGCTTACAGAAGTCCTCATTCAAAAAATCAGGATTATACGCTGGCAGATACTGTAGTTACTGATTATGAAGAATTAGAACTGGATAAAATTTCAAAATATTTTTAA
- a CDS encoding decarboxylase, with protein MKIKYSELIDQTLYFPTEEFNVSENNLLFHDVPLMDVVEQFGTPLKISYLPRISQNIQKAKSWFKEAFEKTGYKKNYTYCYCTKSSHFNFVLEEALKNDISIETSSAYDMDIVKSLYEKGKVDKNIEVICNGFKTDDYLTNISDMINNGFENITPILDNYRELDKLTESIDSTFNIGIRIASEEEPKFEFYTSRLGIGYKDIIPYYSQKIAEHPNARLKMLHFFINTGIKDTSYYWNELYKCLRVYARLKKIAPEVNSLNIGGGFPIKTSLNFDYDYQYMVEEIVSQIKKFCEEEGVEEPNIYTEFGSFTVGESGANLYKIISQKRQNDREKWNMIDSSFMTTLPDTWAISRHFIMLPLNRWEDSYERVFLGGLTCDSDDYYNSEQHTNAIYLPVFSDTKPLYIGFFHTGAYQETIGGYGGVHHCLMPQPRHVLIQKDENGELQYEIFREKQEPEDILKILGYK; from the coding sequence ATGAAAATAAAGTACTCGGAACTTATTGATCAGACATTATATTTTCCTACGGAGGAATTTAATGTATCTGAGAACAATTTGTTGTTTCACGACGTTCCATTGATGGATGTAGTTGAACAATTTGGCACTCCGCTAAAGATTAGCTATCTGCCGAGAATTTCTCAAAATATTCAGAAGGCCAAAAGCTGGTTTAAAGAAGCTTTTGAAAAAACCGGATATAAAAAGAATTATACCTACTGCTATTGCACAAAATCCAGTCATTTCAATTTTGTATTGGAAGAAGCTCTGAAGAATGACATTTCGATAGAAACCTCTTCTGCTTATGACATGGATATTGTAAAATCTCTTTACGAAAAAGGGAAAGTAGATAAAAACATTGAAGTAATCTGTAATGGCTTCAAAACGGATGATTATCTGACAAATATTTCAGATATGATCAACAACGGTTTTGAAAATATTACCCCGATTCTTGATAATTACAGAGAATTGGATAAACTTACAGAAAGCATTGATTCTACTTTTAATATCGGAATCAGAATAGCATCGGAGGAAGAACCGAAGTTCGAGTTCTATACCTCAAGATTAGGAATCGGATATAAAGATATTATTCCTTATTACAGCCAGAAGATTGCCGAACACCCGAATGCAAGATTGAAAATGCTTCACTTCTTCATCAATACCGGAATCAAAGATACTTCTTACTACTGGAATGAATTGTACAAATGTCTTCGTGTATATGCACGTTTGAAAAAAATCGCTCCGGAAGTAAATTCATTGAATATCGGAGGTGGTTTCCCAATCAAAACTTCTTTGAACTTTGATTATGACTATCAGTATATGGTAGAAGAGATTGTTTCTCAGATTAAAAAATTCTGTGAAGAAGAAGGAGTAGAAGAACCTAATATCTATACAGAATTCGGAAGCTTTACTGTAGGAGAAAGCGGTGCGAATCTTTATAAGATCATTTCTCAGAAACGCCAGAATGACAGAGAAAAATGGAATATGATTGACTCTTCTTTCATGACCACCCTTCCTGATACATGGGCAATTTCAAGACACTTTATCATGCTTCCGCTAAACCGTTGGGAAGATTCTTATGAAAGGGTATTCTTAGGAGGACTGACTTGTGATTCAGATGACTATTATAACTCTGAACAGCATACCAACGCCATTTATTTACCGGTTTTCAGTGACACTAAACCATTGTATATTGGATTCTTCCATACTGGAGCTTATCAGGAAACAATCGGAGGATACGGCGGAGTACACCACTGTCTGATGCCTCAGCCGAGACACGTCCTGATTCAAAAAGATGAAAACGGTGAATTGCAATATGAAATTTTCCGTGAGAAGCAGGAACCGGAAGATATATTGAAAATTCTTGGTTATAAATAA
- a CDS encoding tyrosine-protein phosphatase has protein sequence MNKLIKISVFTISLCSIVSCKTQHFETPEYGKNETEKVIHVKKVTNFRTVGNIKNRDGRTLKEGRFYRSAHLHKLKKKSFDDIDKLGIKEIIDLRNSKEISQKPDQLPASVTYKKYSAFEDEGDQLAQAKKLVLKGKVNASDADKRMIDFYREYVTENPEVIKKIITEILESEDPVLYHCTAGKDRTGITTALILTILKFDKEIIYNEYLLSNNYRKDMIQKRLRLANSLHFIYPKMDLQVLEKLSWVEKKYLDAAFGEIDKKYGSTDAYIQQVLGISDIKRKEYIQKFTY, from the coding sequence TTGAATAAACTAATCAAAATATCAGTTTTCACCATTTCATTATGCAGTATTGTTTCATGCAAAACACAGCATTTTGAAACACCTGAATATGGTAAAAATGAAACTGAAAAAGTAATTCATGTTAAGAAAGTAACCAACTTCCGGACGGTAGGAAATATTAAAAATAGAGACGGAAGAACTTTAAAAGAGGGAAGGTTCTACAGAAGTGCACATCTTCATAAGCTTAAAAAGAAATCTTTTGATGATATAGATAAGCTGGGAATAAAAGAAATAATTGATCTTAGAAATTCTAAAGAAATCTCTCAGAAACCGGATCAGCTTCCTGCATCGGTAACCTATAAAAAATATTCAGCGTTTGAAGATGAAGGAGATCAGCTGGCCCAGGCAAAAAAACTGGTTCTGAAAGGTAAGGTAAATGCTTCTGATGCAGACAAAAGAATGATAGATTTCTATCGTGAATACGTTACAGAAAACCCGGAAGTCATAAAGAAAATCATCACTGAGATCCTGGAATCTGAAGATCCTGTTTTGTACCACTGTACTGCAGGAAAAGATAGAACAGGAATTACCACAGCGCTTATCTTAACTATACTGAAGTTTGATAAAGAGATTATTTATAATGAATATCTTCTATCCAACAACTACAGAAAAGATATGATTCAGAAAAGACTTCGTCTTGCCAACAGCTTACATTTCATCTATCCAAAGATGGATTTACAGGTGCTGGAAAAACTGAGCTGGGTAGAAAAAAAATACCTTGATGCTGCTTTTGGGGAGATTGATAAAAAGTATGGCTCCACAGATGCCTATATTCAGCAGGTATTAGGGATTTCAGATATCAAAAGAAAAGAGTATATTCAAAAGTTTACCTATTGA
- a CDS encoding thiamine diphosphokinase: protein MRDKTLLFINGDAPQSFPDLDHYDLIACTDGAFHYLKKMGFPMDRLDFISGDFDSHSGSDEDMYQEKFILTLDQEKTDFHKALEIILEKGFSEIDVFGGSGGEQDHFLGNLTVAYTFKDQMEIKFYDEFSEYYFIPNHFRLEGAKNRMISLYPFPSVNNITTKGLNWPLTNETLSITSRIGTRNFAVEDEISVEYESGDVLLFVGISEIEYPTIY, encoded by the coding sequence ATGAGAGATAAAACATTACTTTTCATCAACGGAGATGCTCCCCAATCTTTCCCTGATCTTGATCATTATGACTTGATCGCCTGTACAGACGGTGCGTTTCACTATTTAAAAAAAATGGGCTTCCCAATGGACAGGCTGGATTTTATATCCGGTGATTTTGATTCGCATTCCGGATCAGATGAAGATATGTATCAGGAAAAATTTATCCTTACATTGGATCAGGAAAAAACAGATTTTCACAAAGCGTTGGAAATCATTTTGGAAAAAGGATTTTCGGAGATTGATGTTTTCGGAGGAAGTGGAGGCGAGCAGGATCATTTTCTTGGAAACCTTACCGTTGCTTATACATTCAAAGATCAAATGGAAATTAAATTTTATGATGAATTTTCAGAATACTACTTCATTCCCAATCATTTTAGATTGGAAGGTGCAAAGAATAGAATGATTTCTCTCTATCCATTTCCATCAGTGAATAATATTACAACGAAAGGACTCAACTGGCCTTTGACGAATGAAACTCTAAGCATTACTTCAAGAATAGGAACCCGAAACTTTGCCGTTGAAGATGAAATTTCCGTAGAATATGAATCAGGTGATGTCTTATTATTTGTAGGAATCAGCGAAATAGAATATCCAACAATTTATTAA
- a CDS encoding cob(I)yrinic acid a,c-diamide adenosyltransferase — protein MKIYTKTGDKGQTALYGGTRVSKASARVDSYGNIDELNSFIGIAKSHIEDEKVLRQLKKIQFDLFTVGSEAATPVDKLMLANGKSRLPIIISETEIEELEQWMDSFDEKLEPLQYFILPGGGKSATFLHAARTICRRAERSLVFLNESEEVRPELIKYLNRLSDYLFVLARYISKLNNEPEEYWNPNER, from the coding sequence ATGAAAATTTATACAAAGACAGGAGATAAAGGTCAGACGGCATTATATGGCGGAACGAGAGTTTCTAAAGCCAGTGCCAGAGTAGACAGTTATGGAAATATAGACGAGCTGAATTCATTCATCGGGATTGCCAAAAGTCATATTGAAGATGAGAAAGTATTGAGACAACTTAAGAAAATACAGTTTGATTTGTTTACCGTAGGTTCTGAAGCTGCTACACCAGTAGATAAACTGATGCTGGCCAATGGGAAATCACGCCTTCCGATCATTATTTCAGAAACAGAAATTGAAGAACTGGAACAATGGATGGATTCTTTTGATGAAAAGCTGGAACCGCTTCAGTATTTTATCCTTCCCGGAGGTGGAAAATCCGCAACTTTTTTACACGCTGCAAGAACCATCTGCAGAAGAGCAGAACGTTCATTGGTTTTTTTGAATGAATCAGAAGAAGTACGTCCTGAATTGATTAAATATTTAAACAGGCTTTCAGATTATCTTTTTGTGTTGGCAAGATATATTTCAAAACTGAACAACGAACCGGAAGAATACTGGAATCCGAATGAGAGATAA
- a CDS encoding TonB-dependent siderophore receptor, whose product MKKELFNKKICALVLSGAGAMGYAQDSIKQNKIDEVVVTTGRTKPRTIITSAIPIDNISAVQLKSTGQTTFDKALTYAVPSFNSSQQTVSDATAHFDPADLRGLGPSRTLVLVNNKRKNQSALIYVNDTPGKGEVGTDLKSIPSAALQNVEVLRDGASAQYGSDAIAGVINIILKNSVGKSTVNLFSGITSKGDGFNIGADFNTGIKVAKNGSLNLTLGFSSQNKTNRAGSVTKDELFGVDNAWTQANPGLGMIIGQPETKVANMFVNFELPTSETGKFYAFGGTTYRNGTSYGLYRTPYWVPSDFGLLTPKGQPYNGFQPEFKTDVYDYNLTSGWKGMFGKWNFDGSATFGSNAVDYVVGNTINVSLGANSPTRFKAGGHQFSNIIGNIDISRDFGALVLGAGAEVRNENYQAKAGEESSYIGSGAESFPGLQSQNEVNKNRQNIGAYINAEWDVTKNLLLGGTVRYENFSDFGNNVSWKGNARYKFLDDKLVFRGSVSTGFRAPSLHQIYYSNVQTKITGNTVANQGTFNNDSQIVRSDLGVPKLNAEKAFNITGGFAVKPFKNLTITADYYRIKIKDRVLFSGDIGYKTGAPGSPDLTNPVEVILDNNKITSLKFFTNAVNTVTQGVDFVANYYTSAIGKGRLGVIAAFNYNETKIVDNIAVPNILAENGYSENFFDRKEQSRITSARPKTKTILSLSYDISKFNFNLNNTYFGSVTWQHATDPAKDQTFSGKVITDIVLTYKITKDLKVSGVVNNLLNIYPDVIDSKGDVVTDLGGRFKYPWEVNQFGFNGTTFQLNVNYTF is encoded by the coding sequence ATGAAAAAGGAACTATTTAATAAAAAAATCTGTGCATTAGTATTAAGTGGAGCTGGTGCAATGGGGTATGCTCAGGACAGCATAAAACAAAATAAAATAGATGAAGTTGTGGTTACAACGGGTAGAACTAAGCCCAGAACCATCATTACCTCAGCAATTCCTATTGATAATATTTCTGCTGTACAATTAAAATCCACAGGGCAAACTACTTTTGATAAAGCTTTAACCTATGCTGTTCCATCTTTTAATTCATCACAGCAAACAGTCTCTGATGCAACGGCTCATTTTGATCCTGCAGATTTAAGAGGATTAGGGCCATCCAGAACATTAGTGTTAGTCAATAATAAAAGAAAAAATCAAAGTGCTCTCATTTATGTCAATGATACACCGGGAAAAGGTGAGGTAGGTACGGATCTGAAAAGTATTCCATCTGCCGCCTTACAGAATGTAGAGGTATTGAGAGATGGTGCATCTGCACAATATGGCTCCGATGCTATTGCAGGAGTAATCAATATTATTCTTAAGAACAGCGTTGGAAAAAGCACGGTCAATCTTTTTTCAGGTATTACTTCAAAAGGAGATGGCTTTAATATCGGAGCAGATTTTAATACAGGAATCAAAGTTGCAAAAAACGGAAGCCTGAATCTTACACTAGGATTTTCATCCCAAAATAAGACTAACCGCGCAGGTTCTGTTACAAAAGATGAACTTTTTGGTGTGGATAATGCCTGGACGCAGGCTAATCCTGGTTTAGGAATGATCATTGGGCAGCCGGAGACAAAAGTTGCTAATATGTTTGTAAATTTTGAATTGCCAACAAGTGAAACAGGTAAATTTTATGCTTTTGGGGGTACAACTTACAGGAATGGGACCAGTTATGGTTTGTATAGAACACCTTATTGGGTACCTTCAGATTTTGGTTTGTTAACTCCAAAAGGACAACCTTACAATGGATTTCAGCCGGAATTTAAAACAGATGTTTATGATTATAATTTAACCTCCGGGTGGAAAGGAATGTTTGGAAAATGGAATTTTGATGGGAGTGCAACTTTTGGCTCTAATGCAGTAGATTATGTTGTAGGAAATACCATTAATGTTTCTTTGGGTGCCAATTCACCAACCCGTTTTAAAGCAGGCGGCCACCAGTTCAGTAATATTATAGGAAATATAGATATCAGCCGGGATTTTGGTGCACTTGTTTTAGGAGCTGGAGCAGAAGTGCGTAATGAAAACTATCAGGCGAAAGCAGGAGAAGAGTCATCTTATATAGGAAGTGGTGCAGAATCATTTCCAGGACTGCAGTCTCAAAACGAAGTTAATAAAAATCGTCAGAATATTGGAGCTTATATAAATGCAGAATGGGATGTTACGAAAAACCTGTTATTGGGAGGAACTGTGAGATATGAAAATTTCAGTGATTTTGGAAATAATGTTTCCTGGAAAGGAAATGCAAGATATAAGTTTCTGGATGATAAATTGGTTTTCCGTGGGTCTGTTTCTACAGGATTTAGAGCACCTTCATTACACCAGATTTATTATTCCAATGTTCAAACCAAAATTACAGGGAATACTGTAGCTAATCAGGGGACCTTTAATAATGACTCCCAAATTGTAAGATCTGATCTTGGCGTACCAAAATTAAATGCTGAAAAAGCCTTTAACATTACTGGAGGATTTGCCGTAAAACCCTTTAAAAACTTGACTATTACAGCAGATTATTATAGAATAAAAATTAAAGACCGGGTACTTTTCTCAGGAGATATTGGTTATAAAACAGGTGCTCCGGGGAGTCCGGATTTAACAAACCCTGTGGAAGTAATATTAGACAATAATAAAATAACTTCCCTGAAGTTTTTCACCAATGCTGTAAATACAGTTACTCAAGGGGTAGATTTCGTCGCAAATTATTATACTTCCGCTATTGGCAAAGGAAGATTGGGAGTTATTGCTGCTTTCAATTATAACGAAACTAAAATAGTAGATAATATTGCCGTTCCGAATATTTTGGCTGAAAATGGGTACTCAGAGAACTTTTTTGACAGAAAAGAACAATCCAGAATTACCTCTGCAAGACCCAAAACAAAAACTATTCTTAGTCTTTCATATGATATTTCAAAATTTAATTTTAACCTTAATAATACTTACTTTGGTTCTGTTACCTGGCAGCATGCAACTGATCCAGCCAAAGATCAGACATTTTCTGGTAAGGTAATTACTGACATCGTTTTAACCTATAAAATCACGAAAGATCTCAAAGTTTCCGGAGTTGTAAATAATTTGCTTAATATTTATCCGGATGTAATAGATAGCAAAGGAGATGTAGTAACAGATCTTGGAGGAAGATTCAAATATCCTTGGGAGGTAAACCAGTTTGGATTTAACGGAACAACTTTTCAGCTCAATGTTAATTATACTTTCTAA
- a CDS encoding DinB family protein, which produces MTTTATATKQFMTSEQLLNDWQGHRNLTRRVIESFPEKDLFEFSIGGMRPFAKLAVELIGIGGPALKGIVEGTMEAYSEEGFNPKTKEEILKKWDEETEVINHYFNMISEERFQETFNLFGEYEFPVYQNILYFVDNEVHHRGQGYVYLRALGIEPPFFWERF; this is translated from the coding sequence ATGACAACTACAGCTACAGCCACTAAACAATTCATGACTTCTGAACAGCTATTAAACGACTGGCAGGGACACAGAAATCTGACGAGAAGAGTAATTGAATCTTTTCCTGAAAAAGATTTATTTGAATTTTCAATAGGCGGAATGAGACCGTTTGCAAAACTGGCAGTAGAGCTGATTGGTATTGGCGGACCCGCTTTAAAAGGAATAGTAGAAGGTACCATGGAAGCTTATAGCGAAGAAGGTTTTAATCCAAAAACAAAAGAAGAAATTTTAAAAAAATGGGATGAAGAAACAGAAGTAATCAACCATTATTTTAATATGATTTCTGAGGAACGTTTTCAGGAAACCTTCAATTTGTTTGGAGAATATGAATTCCCGGTATATCAGAACATCCTTTATTTTGTAGACAATGAGGTTCACCACCGTGGGCAAGGATATGTTTATCTGAGAGCTTTGGGAATTGAACCGCCTTTCTTCTGGGAAAGATTTTAA
- a CDS encoding YafY family protein, which produces MNDHYLKKLDRVTAILTQLQSKPVVRAQDLAEKFDVSIRTIYRDVKTLENAGIPIVGEAGNGYSLMDGYKLPPIMFTKEEVLSFITAEKLMQKFSHQSLGSHYQAAMEKVRSVLRNSDKNLIQNIEKQIDVFSFHTDSGDSLKNVIPIILESIADKTQLNIRYQTVDGRVDNRTIETVGMFFEFNFWYIMAFCTLRKDFRQFRIDRILEISKTQNPFLQEYGQVNDYRKKSNGNKVRAKLLVDKKIMSHLVNSKKYYGLIEEVETENGVELTFETEWISDGFPRWLITFADYATVLEPESLRARLNELLVKMIERHQ; this is translated from the coding sequence ATGAATGATCACTATCTTAAAAAACTCGATCGGGTAACGGCTATCCTTACCCAATTACAGTCTAAACCTGTTGTACGGGCACAGGATCTGGCTGAAAAGTTCGATGTAAGTATCAGAACCATTTATCGTGATGTAAAAACCCTGGAAAATGCAGGTATTCCTATTGTGGGTGAAGCAGGTAACGGCTATTCTTTAATGGACGGGTACAAACTTCCTCCCATTATGTTTACCAAAGAAGAAGTCTTAAGTTTCATTACCGCCGAAAAGCTGATGCAGAAATTTTCTCACCAAAGTTTAGGAAGCCATTATCAGGCAGCCATGGAAAAAGTGCGCTCAGTATTGCGGAATTCTGATAAAAATCTGATTCAGAATATTGAAAAACAGATTGATGTTTTTAGTTTTCATACCGATTCCGGAGATTCTCTCAAAAATGTGATTCCTATTATTTTAGAAAGCATTGCAGACAAAACCCAATTGAATATAAGATATCAGACGGTAGATGGAAGAGTGGATAACAGAACTATTGAAACTGTCGGGATGTTCTTTGAGTTTAATTTTTGGTACATCATGGCATTCTGTACGTTGAGAAAAGATTTCAGACAATTTCGGATAGACCGGATTTTAGAGATTTCAAAAACTCAGAATCCCTTTTTACAGGAATATGGACAGGTGAATGATTACCGGAAAAAGTCAAACGGAAATAAAGTCAGAGCCAAACTGTTGGTAGACAAAAAAATAATGTCTCATCTGGTGAATTCTAAAAAATATTATGGACTAATAGAAGAAGTGGAGACTGAAAATGGGGTAGAACTCACTTTTGAAACAGAATGGATCAGTGATGGATTCCCTCGCTGGCTCATCACTTTTGCAGATTATGCTACCGTCCTGGAACCGGAAAGTCTCCGCGCCAGACTGAACGAACTGCTTGTAAAAATGATAGAAAGACATCAATAA
- a CDS encoding Crp/Fnr family transcriptional regulator, translating into MRHTHFVQSIEKVLKPEQAVMDELVSHLESKTYRKGDFLLKADETCRYFYFIEKGLVKLFFDNGDKDFIMTFFAENAFFAELSGFLTGQPSKYMIVALEPTEVLRIHRDVIEGLCKKYHTAETLFSKLYSKAPVNMMGRISEMLEDDGKKRYHNFMKQRPDLIQRISLGDLADYIGITQVSLSRIRAQKF; encoded by the coding sequence ATGCGTCATACTCATTTTGTTCAGTCTATTGAAAAAGTTTTAAAACCAGAGCAAGCAGTCATGGACGAGCTTGTTTCCCATCTGGAATCCAAAACTTACAGAAAAGGAGATTTTCTGCTAAAGGCTGATGAAACCTGCAGGTATTTTTATTTTATCGAAAAGGGACTTGTCAAACTTTTTTTTGACAATGGTGACAAAGATTTTATCATGACATTTTTTGCTGAAAATGCTTTTTTTGCTGAACTGAGCGGTTTTCTTACCGGACAACCCTCAAAATATATGATCGTTGCCCTGGAACCTACTGAGGTTCTTCGCATACACAGAGATGTTATTGAAGGATTATGTAAGAAATATCACACTGCGGAAACACTTTTCAGCAAGCTTTATTCAAAAGCTCCCGTGAATATGATGGGAAGGATCAGTGAGATGCTGGAAGACGACGGAAAAAAACGTTATCACAATTTCATGAAACAAAGACCTGATCTTATCCAGCGCATCAGTCTTGGAGATCTGGCAGACTATATCGGGATCACTCAGGTTTCTTTAAGCAGAATCAGAGCACAGAAGTTTTAG